The Colius striatus isolate bColStr4 chromosome 13, bColStr4.1.hap1, whole genome shotgun sequence genome includes the window TCAAGCAGCAGCCCCTACTGGCTTTGTGTTTGGATCTGCtggcaccaccagcagcagcagcagcagcaccaccacagcTCAGTCTGGGACAACTGGAGGATTTACTTTTTCCAGTGGTAGCACAACTCAGGCTGGCACAAGCACCTTCAACATCGGCACCGCAGCTCCCCAAGCACCATCCACCGGGCTGACCTTTGGGACAGCAACTGCTGCCACCACTGCTGCCACCTTGGGAACTGCAACCCAGTCAGCAGCCCCCTTCAGTCTTGGGGGACAGACCACAGGTGAGTGCCAGGGCTTCAGATGGCTGCTGTAGTCAGGAAGCCTGTCAGCACAGAGGATAGCTGGGGATGGTGTGGAGAtccacagagtctcaagggctggaaggggcctggagagctcacccagtgcaacccccctgccagggcagcaccacctagagcagggcacacaggaactcatccagctgggttggaatgtctccagagaaggagcctccacagcccatctgggcagcccctgccagtgctccctcacctcaacagggaacaactttgtccttgtgtctctttggaacctcagtttgttgccccttgtcctgccactggccatccctgagcacagcctggctccagcctcctcacacccacccttgatgcatttgtaaccatgaattaGATTCTtcagcctccagctgctgctggtgacaAATGAAGCTGCAATTGATGGGTTTTCTGAGATGCTTGCCTGGGGTCACCTGTGATGAATGACAACTGCTGGTGAGCCTTTGGGTTTAGAGAGTGAGGCTGAAATAGTTCTGCCAATGTGTGTAGAAAGTGCTTGTTGCATTTGAAGCCCTTCTAAAGTGTTTTGGATGGGTTTGCTGAtgcagagggaaggggctggcagtgatggggaggaggtgctgcaggatgAGCCTGGCCCACAATGCCAAAGGTCACCTCCCTGATGGCAGGAACCTGCCCCCTCCTGCAGAGCTTTTGGTCTACTTGTTGGTGACAGTGCCTGCCTTGGAGGGAAGgtcagcagctctggggcagggTGATGCTTGTCTGTGTCAGCATTATTCTTGGAAATCTTTTTTACACAATGCCTGTGTTAGCTCCAGTTCATTTCTGGGACAGTACAAGAGTACTTACCACACCAGCTCcagagggaactgctgcagagaggccgatgcagggccacccagatgctcaggggactggagcatcttccttgtgaggaaaggctgcgggccctggggctgttcaggctggagaagaggagactgagggggcaacTCATTCATAGttccaaatctctcactggtgggtgtcaggagcttggggcagcactttccttctgttgtatccagtgccaggacaaagggtgatgggatgaagctgcaacacaaacagttccattgaaacataaggagaaagtgtttcagtgctgaggtgagggagccctggcccaggctgcccagggagggtgtggaggctcctgctctggagctcttcaagaccctcctggccatgttcctgtgtgagctgatgtaggtgggagctgctttggcaggggcttgggctggatgagctctaaaggtcccttccaacccccaccatgccgTGAGTCTATGACTGaataacattgtttttcttATACTCCTACCCCTTCTACCTTGACTGTTGTGATCAGCAGAACCCACAGTGTCTCTGTAGTAAAACAACTGtaatttccatttccttctgcttgttGCAGGTCTAAGCTTTGGATCATTGACTTCAACAGCAGCCACTAGTGCACCCACAGCAACGCTGACTGCCAGTACCAGCCAGGGACCTACTCTGGCCTTTGGAAGCAAACCTGGAGGTAGGAAATTGTTTCAGGAAATAATTACTTGAGACTTGGTGAATCTGCTGTCCTTCTGGGAATAGTTTTCTAAGCTGGAGTCTGGTAATGAGCTAGAAGTGCTTGTGAATTTGCAAGAGCATCAGTGATCTGTGGCAGTTCATGCAGCCATTCACCTGAGCATCCCATGCTTTTGATTGTGTTCCCTGTGCCTTGTTCTCTTCTGTAATTCTTGCTTGAGTGCAGTGGGAAGGAGCCAGGGGTTTAAGGGGTACATTGTAATAAAGATAAGCCTGAAGTAGAAAACGAGGAGGAGTAGTTTGAAGCCCTTCCATCCTCAAAAGCCTGGTGGAAATGGGCAGATGTGTGTCCCCTCCTCAGCACGCCTCTTCTGAAATGGGTGAGAGCTTGCTGTGGTCTGATTGTACAAGGTagatgctttttctgtttgcagtaAGATCCACAGCTGCCACAACTGCAGCCACCACCACAACCTCCATTCTTGGCACAACAGGGCCTACCCTGTTTTCATCTATAGTGAGTTCTTCAGCACCGACGTCGTCTACCGCCACAGGCCTCTCACGTAAGTCACAACATGCAGGTTTCATCTGTTAGGGGAATAAATGAGCAGCATGGTTGGTGGCAGCTGGTAGTGGTGGAGCTGTAGATGCTGGGGTAATAGAGAATTCAGAAGACCAGCTCTTCTCACTGTTTGCCACCTCCCCTCTTTGCAAACTGTCTTCAAAGGTGAGGCGTGAGAGTTTTGTTTAAGCTCAAGCACACTTTAGATTCAGAGTGGGCAAGCAACACAGGGCACTTTTAACTGTTTTGGTGTTTCTCTGGGTAGTACCACCACAAATTAGCTTTCTAGTGGTGTTTTAGCTACTGTCTTGTTTTAGCTACTTGTCCTTGAGTCTGGTTATGTCAGTCCTTGACTCTTGCATTAAGTGTTTGCACGTCTTTACGGTGGCCTGGGATGGTAGAGATGCAGGGTGCCAAAAACAAATATTCCCACTACTATGTGCTTGCAAGTTCCCCTGCTAATAACTGGCAAGTTTCCTCTTGCAAAATGAGTTTCATGGCAGCAAGTAGTGTCAGTTTTCTGATAGCTTTAAAGGCAGTAGCCCAGGTTTGAAGACAGTCCTAACAGCTCCCTTTCTGAGTCTTCGGTGAGGTATTAacacttcagtttcttttgATTATGGAAACTAGCTACAGCCAGTGTTGCTCTTTACCAGGGTTAATGCTACTGTTCCATACATCATGCTGTCCTACCCCTACCTCTAAGAATTTAGGCAGCTGCTCCTAAGGCCCTTCACAAGTTTTATGTTAAAGCCATGCTGATTATGTTTAGCTGATGAGCTGCTGCAATTTGTAGATGCCACGTGCAGCAGTTTAATAACTTCTGTTTTGCCTAGCACTGCAGCACTTGCATTGCTACTCTAATTCCAAAACTGACCTTAATCTTAGTGTTTAAGAATGCTTTTAAGCAAGTGGGTGTTCTCTGTTTATCAGGGTATCTGAAATTTGTTGTTAGATGCTAATAGGGGGGTTGTTCCCAGGCAGCTGAGATGTGACCAGGGTGTTTCCTGTAGTATGTGCAATGGTATTGCTTTAGCTGTAGGCTTGTGCAGAGATTGCCTTTGCTGCCTGACAGTGTCCAGCACCCTTGGCTTCTCTTAGCATTTGATAGCAGTTAAATGTTAGATAATTCCAAACAGGTAAAGAGAAGCAATAGTAGCTTGGCACCAGGGTTGATAAAGTTGCCTGGAAGAATAACAATGATCCTCCTTAACACAAATACAGAGCAGACAGAGATGGGTGAGCAGGCAAGGGTAGAGCTTTTCAATGGGATGCTGTGTTTAATGGGTTATGCAAACTCTTAATATTGTCTTCTGTTTCCAGTTACTGCCCCTTCCACTGGGACAGCCAGTCTTGGATCACTTGGCTTTGGACTGAAGGTTCCTGGAACAACAGCTGGTACAACAAGCACTGCCACTAGTAAGAACTAGATGCTGCAAGTAGCTGAAGAGAAGGGAGCTCCACTAATGGGGCCACACTAATGTAGCAGTGCAGCAGTTCTAATTTCCAATGCTCTCCACATCTTTCCCTGATCCTCTTTTCCCATCTCCCCAAAGGCACAGTTACCTATGACTTCTGAGAGCCTGGCCACACACAGCAAAGGGACTGGGTTGAAGGAAGGCCCCTGGGCTTTGATGTTTAATCTGGATCAAGTCAACTAAATAGATTGACTGCCCCTGTTCTGGCCTGCCTGTGTAGTACAGAATTGCCCTGATGGATGAGGGAGAGGTGTCCAgatgggggaagggagagggacTTTTAGGGAGAGAGGTTTTATGATTCAGTTACACCCCATTCATCTGTTTCTTCCATATGATGAGTTCTGAAGTGTTGGGTTTTATTAACTCTccttcaaaagcaaacaaagcagaGATGAGTGCTGTTTGTGTCAGCCCTCGTGTGAAAACCTGCAGTGGCATCTGCTGCTGAACAATGGTTGGGTTTGGGACTGCACATCCTTTCCTGCATGGGGTTACCAGTCAGTTTTCAGCATGATGACATGGCTGCTCAGCTCTCAAGGTCTTTCTCAAGCTTGTTTCTGATGTGAGTGTGAAGAGTTCGAGCTCGGTGCCTAAAAGTGCTGTGTGAGTGGCTGACAGTAGCGTCTGATGGCTGCTCTTAGTTTTGTGAAAACCTGGAGATCCCATCTCTTGCCAAGATGCAGGAGAGGAACTGGGTTTGCTGGTAGTTGTTAGGTCTAATAGTAAAACATGAGACTGAGAGGGATGTGTGGGCAAATGTCCAGGGCTGCCAGTTCCTCACTTTACTGGAACTACTAGTTGGGTATGTACAGTGCACTGCCTTTGTGTCTAGGTGCCCTTCATTCCCTTCCTGGCAGATACGGGATTTGCTTTCTGTGTAAGGGACCTATTTGAGTTCATATTGCCCAGTGTTTGGAAGTGTGTGCTGGCCTGTTCTCCATGTGTTAGATAGCAGATGTGTCCTGTTGCTTGACTTGCATCTCTTCTTTCAGGCACTACTACTGCTTCTGGCTTTGCTTTGAATCTTAAGCCATTAACTACAACTGGTGCCATTGGAGCTGTGACTTCTGCAGCTgccatcaccaccaccacagccAGTAGGTGAGTGTGTTccagccagcccctgcctcttTGGAGGAGAAGCTGTTATTAGTGATGGGATcctgggggggaaggagggatcTTATCACCTTTATAGTTTGGGGTTTGATCTTTTTGCCTTTGTGGCACttcctcccagtgcccctccaGTGATGACTTATGCCCAGCTGGAGAGTTTGATAAACAAGTGGAGCCTGGAACTGGAAGACCAAGAGAAACACTTCCTTCACCAAGCCACACAAGTGAACGCCTGGGATCGGACGCTGATAGAGAATGGAGAGAAGGTCAGGCAATGTCCAGAGGAACCTGATTTTGCTTGCTTACATCCTTAAAGGCCTTCAGGGTTAGAGATGCAACATCTAGTGGGACTTTCCCATCTGTATTTTACAAGCAGAATTGGATCTGTGTGCTTTTAAAAGACTCCCTTGTGT containing:
- the LOC133626647 gene encoding nuclear pore glycoprotein p62-like isoform X2 codes for the protein MSFGFGSGAAGSGFGLGTPKTTGTTATTGFSFSTPAASGGFSFGSTAQTPASSQPFSFSKPAAATQPPSFSFGTPTTATAAPTTTVFPLGMNAPKLSFGGSATTQATGIAGGFAFGRSAPTSVASSQAAAPTGFVFGSAGTTSSSSSSTTTAQSGTTGGFTFSSGSTTQAGTSTFNIGTAAPQAPSTGLTFGTATAATTAATLGTATQSAAPFSLGGQTTGLSFGSLTSTAATSAPTATLTASTSQGPTLAFGSKPGVRSTAATTAATTTTSILGTTGPTLFSSIVSSSAPTSSTATGLSLTAPSTGTASLGSLGFGLKVPGTTAGTTSTATSTTTASGFALNLKPLTTTGAIGAVTSAAAITTTTASSAPPVMTYAQLESLINKWSLELEDQEKHFLHQATQVNAWDRTLIENGEKITSLHREVEKVKLDQKRLDQELDFILSQQKELEDLLTPLEESVKEQSGTIYLQHADEERERTFKLAENIDAQLKRMAQDLKDITEHLNTSRGPADTSDPLQQICKILNAHMDSLQWIDQNSGKQEMSSSTW
- the LOC133626647 gene encoding nuclear pore glycoprotein p62-like isoform X1 → MSFGFGSGAAGSGFGLGTPKTTGTTATTGFSFSTPAASGGFSFGSTAQTPASSQPFSFSKPAAATQPPSFSFGTPTTATAAPTTTVFPLGMNAPKLSFGGSATTQATGIAGGFAFGRSAPTSVASSQAAAPTGFVFGSAGTTSSSSSSTTTAQSGTTGGFTFSSGSTTQAGTSTFNIGTAAPQAPSTGLTFGTATAATTAATLGTATQSAAPFSLGGQTTGLSFGSLTSTAATSAPTATLTASTSQGPTLAFGSKPGVRSTAATTAATTTTSILGTTGPTLFSSIVSSSAPTSSTATGLSLTAPSTGTASLGSLGFGLKVPGTTAGTTSTATSTTTASGFALNLKPLTTTGAIGAVTSAAAITTTTASSAPPVMTYAQLESLINKWSLELEDQEKHFLHQATQVNAWDRTLIENGEKITSLHREVEKVKLDQKRLDQELDFILSQQKELEDLLTPLEESVKEQSGTIYLQHADEERERTFKLAENIDAQLKRMAQDLKDITEHLNTSRGPADTSDPLQQICKILNAHMDSLQWIDQNSGVEMAQKSWEMKCKAGDALNSENSMV